TCAACTTGACGATATCACAAGATTAAAAGTGTCTCAATATGGTCATGGACTTGCTGTGACGGTATGAATCGATAAGTCTTCTGGGcaaaaagtgtagttttgttTCAGACACTGTGGAGCAGAGCGGAGGGAAGTGGGAACTACAGAGACCATCTCCATGCATGACCGCTTACTGCCTAAGATCTAGTACATCGAGGGAGAACATAAAAACGATTTTGAACTTGTGGATGCTACAGCGGCTTTTAAATACGATGTGTGGAAGCCTTTTCATTTCAACAGgacaagaaatgacaaaaaaactaaacaatataCAGACACTGCCAGACTGCTGTGACCTACACGTTGGGAAATACAAGTAATATGAGAAGCTACTTGTCAAATAGTCATCCAGCAAAAATTCAAGAAGATGCGCAGAAAAAAGTCCAGCCAGGCCAAGTCACTCGAAAGAAGTAGTTCTCAACTGCTGGGTCGGGGCCCAAAAGTGTGTCGCggaaatgttttcattgggTCGTGTGCATGTGCTTGGAAAAAACCTTGTCTCAAACAATCtgtcaaatgctttttaaaatgtgttagttttgttcagtttcttgcttccGTTAGATGTACACTGCCCAATctttcattcaataaatctgattgattaaaaaatatcagaCATTTTGATGGTGATTTTTCAGgtaggagttggtggtgggtcctgaggctcgatgagttgagaaccactgctctaatgGAAGCGATTACAGCCTCACTTCCCCATAACAGTGGACAAGTCTAAGAGATCACAAGTTGTATCACTGAATATATCAGCAAAGATCAACGGCCATTTTCTGTGATCGACAATGAAGGACTCAGAAGGACTTTAATCAAACACTATTTCCAGATCGctacaaaaagacaaaatgcatCTCACTCACCACGGATGGTTGGACTTTCAGGTTTTCTACTATTATGTCTTTGCAGTTATTAATCCGTCCtgaagatacatttaaaaagcacatgCTTCTTTTGATACTCTGAAAACAGCATTTGGTATCCATTGCATTTATGCaaaacttttattatttttgttgtgaaataataataataataatacattttatttaaaggcgcctttcaaagctctcaaggtcaccttacagagcagagataaaaaaacaacaaagtaacaacacaacggtagaattaacattaaaaacacaaatgtacaggatgtaaaggagttatgagaacgggtggagaatgatcagactgaatatgccagtttaaaaagatgtgttttgagatgagttttgaaaatggagagagtgtcgatattacggatttgtggtgggagggagttccagaggtggggggcagagcggctgaaggccctggaccccatggtggacaggggggcgggtggtgcagtgagttgaatggaagaagaagacctgagagtgcgggtaggtatgttgatgtgcaggagttcagagatgtaaagcggagcaaggttgtggatggccttgaaggtgaggagcagaattttgaaggtgatgcgatgtttaaccgggagccaatgaagctgctgtaggacaggggtgatgtgattaacagagggcgttctggtgatgatgcgagcggcagaattctggaccagttgaagtttgtggatggacttgagagggagaccaaagagaagggagttgcagtagtcaatgcgggatgtaaccagggtgttgacgaggatggcagtactgctgggagtgagggatgggcggaggcgattaatgttacgtagatggaaataagcagaccgggtgacgttattgatgtgagcttggaatgatagtgagctgtcaaggatgacacccagactcttaacctgaggggaaggggaaactgaggagtggtcaatagccagtgaaaaactgtcaagtttggagattgttgatttggtgccgatgaggagaagctcggttttgtcactgtttaatttgaggaagttgcaggtgaaccaggatttgatttcttgcaggCAATCTGTCAGggaagtgggcgggagggagcaAGTGGGTTTGGTGGACagatagagctgggtgtcatccgcatagcaatggaactggatgttatacttacggaagatatggccaagaggaaggagatagatgatgaacagaagggggcccaggacagaaccctgaggaacaccggtGGTGACTGGAAATGGTTGGGATTTGAAGGTTCCGAGTTGAGTGAACTGAGTACGACCAGAGAGATAGGATGAAAACCAGTGCAAGGGTGTGTCAGTGATTCCGATGGAGGCAAGTCTgtcaaggagtgtgtgatgggagatggtgtcgaaggctgcacttagatcaaggaggatgaggatggttagaagtccggaatcagctgccatgaggaggtcgttggtgatttttaccaatgctgtctctgtgctatggagggggcggaaaccagactggaactgttcatagaggttattgtcagacaaatgagtgtgaacctgagatgcaactgttttttcaagTATTTTGGATAGGAAGGGTAGATTAGAGATAGGACGGAAGTTGTTGAAGTCAtttgggtctgcagcaggtttcttaagtataggggttattgaagctgacttgaaagaaatgggaacaagaccagaggtgagggaggaatgtATGATGACCATTATTAGGGAAGACAGAGGGGGTAGGCAGGCTTTTACTAGGACAGTAGGGAGAGGGTCTGATGGACAGGTagatggttttgatttctgaatgaggtcagatatttcagcaacagaaggaagtttgaaacttgaaagtgagtgagagagaggaggtaagaaGACTGGGAGAGATGAGATGTTAGGAGTCAGTTGCTGGTGAATCTTGTCTACTTTAgcagtgaaaaatgacattaaagagttACAATAGGCGGTGGAAAACAGATGAGAGGCGAGAGAGTCCGGTGGTCGTAGAATGTTGTTGACGATGGAGAATAGTGTCCTTGTATTCCCTTCACCTGAGCTAATGATACCTGCGTAGTGAGTTGATTTAACTGTAGAGAGACTGTCCTTGTAGTGGAGAATGTGGTTActgtacatttctctgtgaataAGAAGTCCAGTTTTCTTGTAGAGACGTTCCAGGCGACGACCTTTTGTTTTAAGTAGGCGAAGTTCAGGTGTAAACCATGGAGCAGAGTGGGTGAATGAAACAGTCCGGGTTTTTAAAGGAGCCAGGGTATTTAAGAGGCTATGAAGACCATCATTGTAATGAGAAACCAGTTCATCGGGGGTGGATAAACAGTTTATGCTGGGGAGGTTGTCAATGCCACTAGAGAGCAGTTAAGTTAATGTCCTTGATGTTGCGATATGAAATGACCCGTGGTAGATATTTTTTGGATAGTGTAAGTTTGACATTGAAAGATATTAACATGTGATCAGAAATGGGAAGGACATCTGCAGCGCAGTCAAGAGGAGTGACACCAGAGCAGCAGATTAAGTCCAAGATATGTCCTTTGGAGTGTGTAGGAAAATCAATATGTTGCTGCAATCCAAAGCTGTCAAGGCAGGATGTAAAGTCCTTCGTCAAGGCATTGTTAGTTTTATCCATATGTATATTAAAATCTCCCAGCAATATTATGTTAGGGGAGAGTGAGCACAGAtgagttaaaaatgaagcaaattcaTTCAGGAAATCAGTATTGGGCTTTGGTGGACGATAGACAGTGGCCACTATGGTAGGTGTAGGCCCATTCAGTTGTAAGGCAATAGATTCAAAAGACAACTGAACAGGGACAGAAACAGGCGACACTTTCCAATTCTCGCGGTAAACTATCGCGAGACCTCCCCCTCTGCCAGAGGCACGGGGttgacagatgtaaacaaaccctGGAGGGGTACATTCATTCAGCTGTGAAAAGTCATTAGGTTGTTGCCATGTTTCggttaaacacaaaaaatcaaTCTTACGGTCAACCAGGAGCTCCTGGAGGAGAGGACCTTTGCTGGTAAGAGAGCGGGTGTTAAATAATCCGAAGTTGACATCGTTGTGGTCGTGTTTGACCCTGACGTTAGCCGACCTGGCTAGGCTGGCTAGGACAGTGTGGTCAACTTTCCGGCTGGAGTTTCTTCGGGGTTGGCGAGATGAGGACCAGATGGATTGTATTGGTGTGGAGTCGTCAATTTGAAAGCCCCGTCGGGAACCACGGTGGCTATATTTCCGACGGGCATGACGAGCGATGTCCAGGTAGAGATGCAAAGCCGGTGGAGGATCGGACAGGTGGAAGCGTAGTTGCAGGAGCTCAGCGGCTGTGTAATGGAGTACCGCTGCCGTTGGGTTGAGGACCAACGACAGGGCAGTCCAGACGAGCACGGaccatacaaacattttattaatccaCATTGTTGTTGCCGATGATGGACTGGATAAGGGCtccggcagcagaagcagccCAGGTGAGGAGTGGGAGCCCTGCACGCAACAGGTAAGCTAATAGGCTACCAATCCAAATTAACTCACCGGGTAATCTGATCATTTGGAAGTATGTCCAGGGAAGAatacaacaaatgcaaaaaggTCTGTAGATCAGCAAAACAGTCAGAGGAACCGGAGAGCAGCGGCAGCTAAACGCGCCAGCGTACACTCAACCGGACGTGACGTGGACTGACTAGGATTCTAATGATCGAGATTGCTTTGTGTGATAGAAATCCCTCTGGCGGGCCTTTCAGACAGGACGCAGTGGACGCTGTGTGCCGCTGTCAAGCCCGTTCATTGTGTAATATGTTGCTCCGCGCAAGAGTGCATCTCCTTGCTGGCGAGTTGAGGCAGCACAGGGTCCCGTTTGCTGTTCTCGTGCGTTGCGCAAAAGTTACATTTCTACTTTTGTGTTTAATAATCACTGCTGTTGACGTTGGGTTTATGGTGTTGAGCTTTTGCACttaaattcaactgaaaaaatggaacaacaACTGAGCTGGGTACACTTAAtgatgaatcaagcaccagaggagatTTGTgtccctgtataaaccagctctctcagaacgctccgttttggtgtgtgtgtctctttaaatgcaatgatgCAAACTTTTCTCAACATCATCAAGTTGGGCTTTGTTACAGAGACATCGAGCGTGTGTTGAATTTCCATAAATTTGGAATGGTATGAAAATCCTTACTCTAATGCTGAATCATTCATTTGCTACAGAGGTAAAGATTATGCAAGACATAGCTCTTTAAAGGCTTATTACAGTTATTTGTGAAAAATatcattctcttttttttactctctctaACAGCAGGATCACAGCAGAATCCTGAATTTGTTTATGTCATTGATGCAAAGAATTGGTCCAGTGCTCAGAGGTTCTGCAGGGAGAACTTCAGAGACCTGGCCACTGTGAAGAACCACAGTGAGAACCAGAAAATCCGGAGCTTGATTCCTGCTAATAATGTTGAGGAATGGATTGGATTGTACATGTCCTGACATTTACTGGTCTGATGGGAGTGGCTCCTTTTTCAGATACTGGGATAGTATTACAGGTCTCAGGCTGGAGAACCCATAAACAAATAAGGTTCCTGTGTAAACAGGAGAAAGATGAGGAAGACGACAGTGCTTCTGCTCAGTGCAGCTTCTCTCAGCATAATTTATTTGctgatattcaaaataaatgtattttttctgacTTGTATTTTCTCTGCATGACAGCATGTTACAGCATTTTGTACAGAATCCACAAACAACATAGGTACACAATTCACCATACTTCCAAATGCGAATAGTAGAAAATGACCTAAATAAATCTTCATTCAGCCATTAAACTGAGATAGTTTACCTTTACTTAAAATATGAGAAAagtacggtggccggtaggggtcaaacgctcagcaactgatgaaacgacatacatataGAAAAACTTACAGCATATATAGAaatgctgcacattcaaaagcaaatgcaaactaccacaacaaatgcaaaggctgaaacgcgcTACAACAAGAAGGGGGGAAAACACACAAGTTTGAGAAATTAGGTCTTGTTGAGCGGTAGCTTTGCTGCCCGGCTACCGGCAACGTTGCCTGTCTTGAGTAGGCGACGGGACTTCCGTCTGCTAGGATTTTGGCTCTCCAGTATATACACAGTACACCCCATGAGTGAAGTATGTGGAGCAGCAGATTTGGAGAATTCAGGAAGATGGAGGTTATTAAACTGTGAAACTAAATGTCCATTTGTGTGCTACAGCGTCCGTTCATCTGGTGAGTGAAACTGACCTTCAGTGGAGGAGTGAGATTTAAGCATTTAATGAGAATAAccaattaaattaattaaactgTACTGAAatgtccaatatgtaagatatttactgaattaaatcaaaaaatgaCCTTGTTGtattttcagacattaaggaaacatgttatgttgaagtgctggcttctctgacaacaatgcagcagccagtatgtcctccttctaactttagattctgctcctgaatgctctggatttgttttaaccagagaagtaggtggttttaaggcaccccaaaacatacattttgcCCCTCGTCCCTCAGTTAgcaggcaaacggcaaaccaacaggtgtcaCAGCAATGAAGGCGGGCaggtgctcaaactaggatcaatattgaacctttttcacacatacggaaatctcctgaaaaaacTCCAGCGATAAGGGGATTTAGGGTATATATGAaagcaaacagccgcatttttcgcgcagACTCTGGATCTGTGGCCAATTCCTCACCGAGTTCCCTTTAATCACTGTATGAAGAGCTCAACCAGAACCTTGAATCCATCCTGTAGACTGTCATGGAAGTTTGAtagtaaaatgttattttccaaAAGGCTGTAAACAATATTGGACGAGGCCTGAGTGCAACACCaattggttactgaagggggctttggaagcccaCCGACAGGTAGTCACCATCCTGGAAATGCTGTCTGTGTATGTTACTTTCGGGTCTTTTGGTGCCGGCCTCAAGGCGACCCTcgagaaactgcagttttttttaacttccgcattggctttaTGTTAAGATTAAggactaaaatgtgttttttagtCGTTGGACACTTTCATGAATATAATCCAAAATATTATTTAAGATTCTTCATAGACCTTGgatatttatataaatgtttttattctttttatgtttaatgactgcatgaaaatgtgttgtttactACAATGCAGGGAAaccatttatttaaaagctGAGAGGTAATCCAAGTGCAACACTGCCCTCTTGTGTCTATATCAGCTCAattcagtcaggaccacttaggaaaatactttatttgCAATTATTAATATTTGGCGGTATGGCTCTGTAATGGGACATCATGCCCTTCCAAGTGCATACGTGGAAAACATCTGGTAGgcacagcacacattcctgcccttTATGTGCATACAAGGAAAGCCTAAGGCAGGGagagcaggcatcaatgacaacagcatggCATTGATTCAGTCAGACACAGTATGAAAGGAGGGACTGGACTGGACGAGGGTTTCAAATGCAATGGGATGAATTTAAACaaatcagctggccatcagctgatgaggGCTTGCATGAAATCTGCTGCcatcaaaaacactttcatgATAGCAGAGCGCGACTCTGTGGTCTGCCTGAATGTTATTACAAATTGTCATGAATTCATTCACTTCAGTAATGTTATATCTGTgttaggggtgcagaaatgcaaaatcttCTCTCATCAGTTCTCTCTaatcttcccattgttaaagtgagtactcgagtaatcgtcttttagttctttttttttccgtgattcttttcccccacgggaggccccgcccccaactttgacgcgatgccgactgtatctattgattaatttgaatcttcgggattttaataattgattGTATTAATGTTCAAATTAGGACATTTCTTccttcaacagacagcaaacctcaaataaaaattcacacagaccTATCTTATGACTGTTTTAACACTTCTattataattagagcagtgagtgtggcgagcGGACACGCAGACATCAATGCGCACTCATcgcacgttgaagctgttttgatagcaacattgtgttaacaaagactacagtctgcagtgtagagcacactttactcaggtaaatgaagttacaatagaacaggtgaacgATTTAAGTGtgtcatctttctcctctgtgcgtaatgacacactcgctcaatctcgctcgctatgagctatttctccctATGAGGTTGTTccgttttgtagttattaaaagaataatcatctaaaattccaaaatatagtattatctagttatgctgctctgtcctggatgatcaaacaTCATTGGTTTGGCGGGGTAAAGCCGTAATCGCAAAgagaaagtccttctttttctgtggactaaaaagacaatttgaactgaacattcgtttttttctgttttgaattaggcctatcctagaacctacaatgcaacaagaaacatttacaaaaatgtggactacaaaacgattatcaattacatttttttcgaGTACCCTAGTACTCGTTTGCACCCCTAATCTGTGTACCATTTTATGGTAATTCTTCATTTAGagctgtgaagctgtaatacatatgtGCAAGGcacctcatagcagcagatctatattTGTATAGGAGCCAAATGTATGTTGTAAGCTGGAAAGGAAATATGATTTGCTGAGGCTGGAGAAATGTAAATCTGACAGTTTCGAGTGAAGGTTTGTCTTCTTACCAGCCTATAAGAAGTATACCCACATTTGCAATTTGGCTGTACCTGCGAACAGAATAAAAGAAAGTAATGGTgggaaatatagaaaaaaatatgattttttcaTGGTAACATCACgctcacattttaaaaagattattttttcatactgatcttatAGATTTCTTTGCAAGTTACTTAACGGTTCAACCACACCTGTTTCCCTGTATAATGCATTTCAATGCACACAAACTGTGCTAATAAGTTTAGTCTATTTGAAAGGTGTCTTTGTTGATGGGGTCTGGAGGTCTCCCCCAGAACATTCATCAACAAAAATGTCTTGCCCTCAAAAACTACAATTTAGTGTGTCctcttttgtgattttaaatctATTTGAGTGTTCATCAGGTATATTTTTATACAGTGATGAAAATTtgaaaacatgtagacttcaaacATAATGCAGAATATGATTATTCTGTCACACATGGTCAAAGCAAGTTTTATGGAAAGAAGAGTtttattcatagagggggcgggacatcattgactgacagacagacagtcaccatggttactcatgctcacctgcctgctgcacactgaaggagaggagaaagagctgctgactgacatcacttcaagCAGCATGCATGGGAATCATTACAGGGAAATAAttagggcccgaagcactgacaagtgcgtaGGACCCTATTGTAATGCAAGGAATTGTTTTTTCCCTATTTTCTGGGTCTCTTTGAGCGCATTTTTGACGGCTTGAACGTCACATTACATTATGACCATACTCTAAAATgtacaggaagtccacaaatttcagttgaatttcaaaataagacgaTTTTGCGCAACCTATTtgaaccaaaatcttaaaaagtgccCTGCCTTTAATGTCCCGGCACATGGACAACAAGCCTCTCCTCATGTTTACCTGCTTGGTGCCTCCATCTTACACAACATCCCCAAATTCCAGAGACAGATGTCAGCTAAAAAGCATTAATGTCACAACATAAATCAGAGCATTGTGTCAAGATGAGTGTACTATCTTAACAGCTGTTCATTTaccgtctctcctcctcatgCAAGCCAGAGATTCACTTTAAAGTAAACAGTAttctaaacaaacacaaatcttaTAACATTACACAGTTTTTTAAGAACACAGATTATAACGGATTGATGTTATAATCAATCTTGTATCCCCTTTCCCCCATTTGTTACTATAAGCAGGTACGTATATCTATTCATGGCAATACAAATTAATGACACACTAATGCTGATATTGATAAGGGCTAATTTCCCAGCAacaggaacaaaaacatttcaggggTCACTTAAGGGGTCACAAACTTACGATACActtttaaaacaattatttatcTCACTGAATGCCTTAGTCACTGATTGTAATGCATGTCTCAGATAGAATCATCATCCAACATTGATAACACACATTACTGTGCAGCTAAACACGGGTACATTTCATGTGCAGAGCTTAAAGTTTTAATCGTTTTTCTTTTGAGAACATTTTTCTTCCTTGTGGAAAACTTTCCCATCAGGCTGCTCTTTCCACTTCAGGGTGACTCCACTCAGTCCTTTCTCCTTCAGCCTGTCCTGGAGCTGAAAGATACATATGGaaacacatttctaaacatGTTCTTAAATCTGTATTGTTGCTGCGAGCTCGCATTAGTTTCACCTGGCAGGCTAACAAGATAGAAAgacagtcaaacaaacaaacacacaaatgaagaCAGAAATTCCCCCATCACTCACTTGGTCGAGCAATTCAAGTTTACTAAAAAAAGTTTGGAGACTCACCTTTTTCATTATGTCGGCTTTCACAGCAGGGTCATTCAGATCCACAGTGGAGTCCTCTGGCTTCATCCTGAGCTTCATCACCTGCTGTTTTGCTGTCatgcagaaataaagaagaaactgTGCTGCTGAGTTACTGCTTCAATACAATTAATGACAGTGTAGCATCAATTATAATCATCTAATTCTACAATCTCTTTGTTCAAGTGAAAGTCAGTTTATCACTTACATGGAGGGCTGTAGCAAACGAACGGGAGTTTAGTTTCGCAGTCAGACAAAATCCATTTTCCTGATGTTGGCatctctgcagctccacaagCCACGCTCATGGAGCCTAATGGAGTTGGACTGCGTTTCCAGCATGTGTATGTGGAGGGACTCCCATTAGACCAGTTAATGTCAGGATCTCTGTACAAACCAGTCCATACCCCGTTTCCTTCTGGCACCCAGCTCAGGAACTTCTCTGTGTCATTGAAGTTCCTCACAGTGGCCAGGTCTATGAAGTTCTCCCTGCAGTGCTTCTGAGCAATGGACCAAGACATGCTTTCATTGACAAAGACAAACTCAGGATCCTGTTGTGTCCCTGCAGttagagttagaaaaaaaaggaaatgattgatccaagtaaaatgttcaataaaccTCTTTGAAAGAACAATATGTGAGATATATAATGAATTAAATCGTtaaatgaccttactatctgatcagacattaaggaaacatgctatgttgaagtgctggcttctctgacaacaacgcagcagccagtatgtcctctaTTAAAGTTTTGATGGATATGTTTTAACCAGAAGATTACCGTCCCTATTATTACTGTGTGCATGCACTAAAACTTAATTCCACTCCTTCATAAATCAGCTCCCAAGTTAGGCCA
This portion of the Labrus bergylta chromosome 22, fLabBer1.1, whole genome shotgun sequence genome encodes:
- the LOC136177430 gene encoding putative C-type lectin domain family 20 member A, coding for MTWTEAQTYCRETYTDLATVENIEEMKQLLSTVPSLLDEHFVWIGLYSKIEWKWSDGYTGSGADYRNWYPAEPDFYGGQFCVGMNVFNSGTLFDYFCSVRRNLICYTGTQQDPEFVFVNESMSWSIAQKHCRENFIDLATVRNFNDTEKFLSWVPEGNGVWTGLYRDPDINWSNGSPSTYTCWKRSPTPLGSMSVACGAAEMPTSGKWILSDCETKLPFVCYSPPSKQQVMKLRMKPEDSTVDLNDPAVKADIMKKLQDRLKEKGLSGVTLKWKEQPDGKVFHKEEKCSQKKND